From a single Pseudomonas sp. A34-9 genomic region:
- a CDS encoding PAS domain-containing hybrid sensor histidine kinase/response regulator, with translation MSLSTGLIAAVALAYMAIMFAIAFYGDRRSAPLPPRMRAWVYSLSLAVYCTSWTFFGAVGQAAEQLWSFLPIYLGPILLLVGAPWVLQKMVMISKQENITSIADFIAARYGKSQSLAVVVALICLVGVLPYIALQLKGIVLGVNLLIGAGADAMGTRAQDTALIVSLVLALFTIVFGTRNLDATEHHRGMVLAIAFESLVKLFAFLAVGAFVTYGLYDGFDDLFNQAMLAPRLEEYWKETINWPSMVVQTGVAMMAIICLPRQFHVTVVENIDPQDLRLAKWVFPAYLALAALFVVPIALAGQMMLPSDVLPDSFVISLPLAQAHPALAMLAFIGGASAATGMVIVASVALSTMVSNDMLLPWLLRRNNAERPFEVFRQWMLSVRRVSIVVILLLAYVSYRLLGSTASLATIGQIAFAAVTQLAPAMLGALYWKQANRRGVFAGLAAGTFLWFYTLILPIAAHSLGWSLSSFPGLAWLHSNPLNLPITPLTQGVVLSLAGNFTLFAWVSVLSRTRVSEHWQAGRFIGQEISARPSARSMLAVQIDDLLQLAARFVGEERARQSFIRFAYRQGKGFNPNQNADGEWIAHTERLLAGVLGASSTRAVVKAAIEGREMQLEDVVRIADEASEVLQFNRALLQGAIENITQGISVVDQSLKLVAWNRRYLELFNYPDGLISVGRPIADIIRYNAERGLCGPGEAEVHVARRLHWMRQGRAHTSERLFPNGRVIELIGNPMPGGGFVMSFTDITAFREAEQALTEANEGLEQRVSERTQELSQLNLALTEAKGTAEAANQSKTRFLAAVSHDLMQPLNAARLFSAALSHQDDGLSSEAQKLVQHLDSSLRSAEDLISDLLDISRLENGKINPDRKPFAVNELFDILGAEFKALAQEQGLTFRVRGSHLRIDSDIKLLRRILQNFLTNAFRYAKGPVLLGVRRRGGELCLEVWDRGPGIPEDKQQVIFEEFKRLDSHQTRAEKGLGLGLAIADGLCRVLGHTLRVRSWPGRGSVFSVSVPLARSQVVPASAAAELNGKLPSGAQVLCIDNEDSILIGMNSLLSRWGCQVWTARNREECAALLSDGVRPQLALVDYHLDHGDTGTELMAWLRTRLGEPVPGVVISADGRPEMIAQVHAAGLDYLPKPVKPAALRALLSRYLPL, from the coding sequence ATGTCGCTGTCCACCGGGCTGATCGCCGCCGTCGCCCTGGCCTATATGGCCATCATGTTCGCCATCGCCTTCTACGGCGACCGTCGCAGCGCGCCGTTGCCGCCGCGCATGCGTGCCTGGGTGTACAGCCTGTCGCTGGCGGTTTACTGCACCAGTTGGACGTTCTTCGGCGCAGTCGGTCAGGCGGCGGAACAACTGTGGTCATTCCTGCCGATTTACCTCGGGCCGATCCTGCTGTTGGTGGGCGCGCCGTGGGTTCTGCAGAAGATGGTGATGATCAGCAAGCAGGAGAACATCACCTCCATCGCTGACTTTATCGCCGCGCGTTACGGCAAATCGCAATCGCTGGCGGTGGTCGTTGCGTTGATCTGTCTGGTCGGCGTCCTTCCTTATATCGCCCTGCAACTCAAAGGCATTGTCCTCGGCGTGAACCTGTTGATCGGTGCCGGTGCCGACGCCATGGGCACCCGCGCCCAGGACACCGCGCTGATCGTGTCGCTGGTGCTGGCGCTGTTCACCATCGTGTTCGGTACGCGCAACCTCGATGCCACCGAACACCACCGTGGCATGGTGCTGGCGATTGCCTTCGAATCGCTGGTCAAACTGTTCGCGTTTCTCGCCGTCGGCGCCTTCGTCACCTATGGCCTGTATGACGGTTTCGATGACTTGTTCAATCAGGCCATGCTCGCCCCGCGGCTTGAGGAATACTGGAAAGAAACCATCAACTGGCCGTCGATGGTGGTGCAGACCGGTGTGGCGATGATGGCGATCATTTGCCTGCCCCGGCAGTTCCACGTCACGGTGGTGGAGAACATTGATCCGCAGGATCTGCGCCTGGCCAAATGGGTGTTTCCAGCGTATCTCGCACTGGCTGCTTTATTTGTAGTCCCGATCGCTTTAGCCGGTCAGATGATGCTGCCGAGTGACGTACTGCCCGACTCCTTCGTGATCAGCCTGCCACTGGCTCAGGCGCACCCGGCACTGGCGATGCTGGCGTTTATCGGTGGCGCGTCAGCGGCGACCGGCATGGTGATTGTCGCCAGCGTGGCGTTATCGACCATGGTCTCCAACGACATGCTGTTGCCGTGGTTGCTGCGCCGCAATAACGCCGAGCGCCCGTTTGAAGTGTTCCGCCAGTGGATGTTGTCCGTGCGGCGCGTGAGCATCGTGGTGATTTTGTTGCTGGCGTACGTCAGCTATCGCTTGCTCGGCTCTACTGCCAGTCTGGCGACCATCGGCCAGATTGCCTTCGCTGCGGTGACCCAACTGGCACCCGCGATGCTCGGCGCGCTGTACTGGAAACAGGCCAACCGTCGTGGTGTTTTCGCAGGTCTGGCCGCCGGTACTTTTCTGTGGTTCTACACGTTGATCCTGCCGATTGCCGCGCACAGCCTGGGCTGGTCGCTGAGCAGCTTCCCCGGCCTTGCGTGGTTGCACAGCAATCCGCTGAACCTGCCGATTACGCCGCTGACCCAAGGTGTAGTGCTGTCGCTGGCCGGTAACTTCACACTGTTTGCCTGGGTTTCGGTGTTGTCACGCACGCGCGTGTCGGAGCATTGGCAGGCCGGGCGCTTCATCGGACAGGAGATCAGCGCACGGCCAAGTGCACGCTCGATGCTGGCGGTGCAGATCGACGACTTGCTGCAACTGGCCGCGCGCTTTGTCGGTGAAGAACGTGCGCGCCAAAGCTTTATCCGCTTCGCCTATCGCCAGGGCAAAGGCTTCAACCCGAACCAGAATGCCGACGGCGAATGGATCGCCCACACCGAGCGTTTGTTGGCCGGTGTGCTTGGCGCTTCTTCGACGCGCGCCGTGGTAAAAGCCGCCATCGAAGGTCGGGAAATGCAACTGGAGGATGTAGTCCGAATCGCCGATGAAGCGTCGGAGGTCCTCCAGTTCAACCGCGCCCTGTTGCAGGGTGCAATCGAGAACATTACCCAGGGCATCAGCGTCGTCGACCAGTCGCTGAAACTGGTGGCGTGGAACCGGCGTTATCTGGAACTGTTCAACTACCCCGACGGTTTGATCAGCGTCGGCCGACCGATTGCCGACATCATTCGCTACAACGCCGAGCGCGGTTTGTGCGGCCCCGGTGAAGCGGAAGTCCACGTTGCCCGGCGCCTGCACTGGATGCGTCAGGGCCGTGCGCATACGTCTGAGCGGCTGTTCCCCAACGGCCGGGTGATCGAGTTGATCGGCAACCCGATGCCAGGTGGCGGTTTTGTCATGAGTTTCACCGACATCACCGCGTTCCGCGAGGCCGAACAGGCGCTGACCGAGGCCAACGAAGGGCTGGAGCAACGGGTCAGCGAACGCACCCAGGAACTGTCGCAGCTCAACCTCGCGTTGACCGAAGCCAAGGGTACTGCCGAGGCGGCCAACCAGTCGAAAACCCGTTTCCTCGCGGCAGTCAGCCATGACTTGATGCAACCACTGAACGCTGCCCGACTGTTCTCTGCCGCCCTCTCGCATCAGGATGATGGCTTGAGCAGCGAGGCGCAGAAACTGGTGCAGCACCTCGACAGCTCGTTGCGCTCGGCCGAGGATCTGATCAGCGATCTGCTGGATATCTCCCGACTGGAAAACGGCAAGATCAACCCCGACCGCAAGCCTTTCGCCGTCAATGAGCTGTTCGACATTCTCGGCGCCGAGTTCAAGGCGCTGGCACAGGAACAAGGTTTGACCTTCCGCGTGCGTGGCAGTCATTTGCGCATCGACAGCGACATCAAATTGCTGCGACGGATTCTGCAGAACTTTCTCACCAACGCATTCCGCTATGCCAAAGGTCCGGTGCTGCTGGGCGTGCGCCGACGCGGCGGCGAGCTGTGCCTGGAAGTGTGGGATCGCGGGCCGGGGATCCCGGAAGATAAACAGCAGGTGATTTTCGAGGAGTTCAAACGCCTCGACAGCCATCAGACCCGCGCTGAAAAAGGCCTCGGGCTGGGCCTGGCGATTGCCGATGGTTTGTGCCGTGTCCTCGGCCATACCCTGCGTGTGCGCTCATGGCCGGGGCGCGGCAGTGTGTTCAGCGTCAGCGTGCCGCTGGCTCGCTCGCAAGTCGTGCCGGCCAGCGCCGCCGCTGAATTGAATGGCAAGTTGCCGAGCGGCGCGCAGGTGCTGTGCATCGACAATGAAGACAGCATTCTGATCGGCATGAACAGCCTGCTGAGCCGCTGGGGCTGTCAGGTGTGGACGGCGCGCAATCGTGAAGAATGTGCGGCACTGCTGAGTGACGGCGTGCGACCGCAACTGGCGCT
- a CDS encoding TetR/AcrR family transcriptional regulator → MAIKEGLRPGGRSARVQDAIHSAVRALLQEQERSTVTVPQIAARAGVTPSTIYRRWGDLSALLADVALARMRPDSEPAQTGSLRSDIRAWAEQYLDEMSSEPGRNMMRDVQASATPGYCVTILGAQLQTIIERHPDEAAPSVDRLINLVVAPVVFRILFSAAALEVDELHRLIDIALKQD, encoded by the coding sequence ATGGCTATTAAAGAAGGTTTACGCCCCGGTGGCCGCAGTGCCCGGGTGCAAGATGCAATTCATTCGGCAGTTCGCGCACTTCTGCAGGAGCAGGAGCGCTCGACCGTGACCGTCCCGCAGATCGCCGCGCGCGCAGGCGTTACACCGTCAACGATTTACCGGCGCTGGGGTGATCTGTCGGCGTTATTGGCCGACGTCGCCCTCGCCCGCATGCGCCCGGATAGCGAACCGGCACAGACCGGCAGCTTGCGCAGTGATATTCGTGCGTGGGCCGAGCAGTATCTCGACGAAATGAGCTCCGAGCCCGGTCGCAACATGATGCGTGACGTGCAAGCGAGCGCGACGCCGGGGTATTGCGTGACGATCCTTGGCGCGCAGTTGCAGACGATCATCGAGCGACATCCGGATGAAGCGGCGCCGAGTGTTGATCGGCTGATCAATCTGGTGGTGGCGCCGGTGGTGTTCCGGATTCTGTTTTCTGCAGCCGCGCTCGAGGTGGATGAGCTTCATCGTCTGATCGATATTGCACTGAAACAGGACTGA
- a CDS encoding MFS transporter has translation MNNLASNRSSLWFLAITLLSFLAASTAPTPLYHLYQDQLHFSAAVLTLIFGVYALSLLAALLTVGSLSDHLGRKPVIFTAVLLNALAMLLFIYADSVTWLISARVLQGFATGMATAVLSATLLDTDRQQGPLINSVAPLLGMALGGMGCGLLAEFAPAPLQLTYWLLLALFVLQGIYVWRLPESVTAQAGAWASLRPTLHVPIQARATLWRVLPLNTATWALGGFYASLAPSLVRTATGSTSNLIGGATVAALTVTGALMIFTLRNRPATRALQLGASLLPIGLVLILLGVHSASLSLFFLGTLVAGCGFGSGFLGAVRSLVPLALAHERAGLMAAYYVLSYLAFCLPALLAGHLSRSYGLLATTDGYGAILIVLAVGALLLSLRPAPAKVCRAP, from the coding sequence ATGAACAACCTTGCTTCCAACCGTTCCAGCCTGTGGTTTCTGGCGATCACCTTACTCAGTTTTCTTGCCGCATCCACTGCACCGACGCCGTTGTATCACCTGTATCAGGATCAACTGCACTTCTCGGCCGCCGTGCTGACGCTGATCTTTGGCGTGTATGCGCTCAGTCTGTTGGCCGCGCTCTTAACGGTGGGCTCGCTGTCCGATCACCTCGGACGCAAGCCGGTGATCTTCACCGCCGTGCTGCTCAACGCGTTGGCGATGCTGCTGTTTATCTACGCCGACAGTGTGACCTGGCTGATCAGTGCGCGTGTACTCCAAGGTTTTGCTACCGGCATGGCCACCGCCGTTTTAAGCGCGACGTTGCTCGACACCGACCGTCAGCAAGGCCCGTTGATCAACAGTGTGGCGCCGTTGCTCGGTATGGCCCTGGGCGGCATGGGCTGCGGTTTGTTGGCCGAGTTTGCGCCGGCGCCGTTGCAACTGACCTACTGGTTGCTGCTCGCCCTGTTTGTGTTGCAAGGCATTTATGTATGGCGCTTACCGGAAAGCGTCACTGCGCAAGCGGGGGCGTGGGCCTCGTTGCGGCCGACACTGCACGTACCGATTCAAGCGCGGGCCACCTTGTGGCGCGTGTTGCCGCTGAATACGGCCACGTGGGCGCTCGGCGGTTTCTACGCCTCGTTGGCACCGTCATTGGTGCGCACCGCCACCGGTTCGACTTCCAATCTGATCGGCGGCGCAACCGTGGCGGCCCTGACAGTGACCGGAGCATTGATGATTTTCACGCTGCGCAATCGTCCCGCGACCAGGGCGTTGCAGTTGGGGGCGAGCCTGTTGCCAATCGGCCTGGTGTTGATTCTGCTGGGTGTGCACAGCGCCAGTCTGTCGTTGTTTTTCCTCGGCACGCTGGTGGCCGGTTGCGGCTTTGGATCGGGATTTCTCGGTGCGGTGCGCAGCCTCGTGCCGCTGGCCTTGGCCCATGAGCGCGCGGGGTTGATGGCCGCGTATTACGTGCTCAGTTATCTGGCGTTCTGCCTGCCGGCGTTGCTCGCCGGGCACTTGTCGCGCAGCTACGGTTTGCTGGCGACCACCGATGGTTACGGGGCGATTTTGATCGTATTGGCTGTCGGCGCGTTGTTGCTCAGCCTGCGTCCTGCGCCAGCCAAAGTGTGCCGCGCTCCATAA
- a CDS encoding cupin domain-containing protein, with protein sequence MKIIRSKTFTAERAWGALDIATMNGITTRLHWTDQPYKWHVNDGEEVFVVLDGQVLMHYREQGEEKQVQLDVGDIFYASVGTEHVAHPQGAARIMVIESEGSV encoded by the coding sequence ATGAAGATTATTCGCAGTAAAACCTTCACCGCCGAGCGCGCCTGGGGCGCGCTGGACATCGCCACCATGAACGGCATCACCACGCGCCTGCACTGGACCGATCAGCCGTACAAATGGCACGTCAACGACGGCGAGGAAGTGTTTGTGGTGCTCGATGGCCAAGTGCTTATGCATTACCGCGAGCAGGGCGAAGAAAAACAGGTGCAGCTAGATGTCGGCGACATCTTCTACGCGAGCGTTGGCACCGAGCACGTCGCCCATCCGCAAGGCGCTGCGCGGATTATGGTGATCGAGAGCGAAGGCAGCGTCTGA